In Streptomyces sp. DG2A-72, one genomic interval encodes:
- a CDS encoding GlxA family transcriptional regulator encodes MLKNVAVALLDGVHPFELGVVCEVFGLDRSDEGLPVYDFAVVSAEGPALRTHVPGFTVSTPYGLERLDEADLIAVPAGSDYVGRDYPDELLDALVRATDRGARVLSVCSGVFVLGAAGLLDGRRCAVHWRHADELARRFPRAIIEPDVLYVDEDPVITSAGTAAGIDACLHIVRKNEGPEVANAIARRMVVPPHRDGGQAQFIERPLPRSQCDTVGEVLVWMEEHLDEEVTVEQLAARAHMSPRTFARRFQQETGTTPYRWILRQRVLLAQRLLEATDETVDAIAARTGFGTAAALRHQFVRSIGTTPQAYRRTFRGPEAA; translated from the coding sequence ATGCTGAAGAACGTGGCCGTCGCCCTGCTCGACGGCGTTCATCCGTTCGAACTCGGTGTGGTCTGCGAGGTCTTCGGCCTCGACCGCAGCGACGAGGGGCTGCCGGTGTACGACTTCGCGGTCGTCTCGGCGGAGGGCCCCGCGCTGCGCACCCATGTCCCCGGGTTCACGGTCTCCACGCCGTACGGCCTTGAGCGGCTCGACGAGGCGGATCTGATCGCCGTACCGGCGGGAAGCGACTACGTCGGCCGGGACTATCCGGACGAGCTGCTCGACGCCCTGGTCAGGGCCACGGACCGGGGTGCCCGGGTGCTCAGCGTCTGCTCCGGCGTCTTCGTCCTCGGTGCCGCCGGGCTGCTCGACGGGCGGCGGTGCGCGGTGCACTGGCGGCACGCGGACGAGCTGGCCCGGCGCTTCCCCCGCGCGATCATCGAGCCCGATGTGCTGTACGTGGACGAGGACCCGGTGATCACCTCGGCGGGCACGGCCGCCGGCATCGACGCCTGTCTGCACATCGTGCGCAAGAACGAGGGGCCGGAGGTCGCCAACGCCATCGCCCGGCGCATGGTCGTGCCGCCGCACCGAGACGGCGGGCAGGCCCAGTTCATCGAGCGGCCGCTGCCCCGGTCGCAGTGCGACACGGTCGGTGAGGTGCTGGTCTGGATGGAGGAGCACCTCGACGAGGAGGTCACCGTCGAGCAGCTCGCCGCGCGGGCGCACATGTCGCCGCGCACCTTCGCCCGCCGCTTCCAGCAGGAGACCGGCACGACTCCCTACCGCTGGATCCTGCGCCAGCGCGTGCTGCTGGCCCAGCGGTTGCTGGAGGCGACGGACGAGACGGTGGACGCGATCGCGGCCCGAACCGGGTTCGGTACCGCGGCCGCGCTGCGCCATCAGTTCGTACGGTCGATCGGGACGACCCCGCAGGCCTACCGGCGGACATTCCGGGGCCCCGAAGCGGCCTGA
- a CDS encoding GNAT family N-acetyltransferase, producing the protein MDIVIRPVEPTEYDTLGEITAQAYLQDDLLTFGESDWYLGELKDVAKRAAAADVLVATQGDQLLGGVTFVPSPGPMADLARPGEAEIRMLAVARAARGRGAGEALVRACVDRARTAERTAVVLSTQRTMHAAHRIYERLGFTRAPERDWNPIPGAEFTLLTYELTL; encoded by the coding sequence ATGGACATAGTGATCCGGCCCGTAGAACCCACCGAATACGACACCCTCGGCGAGATCACCGCCCAGGCCTACCTCCAGGACGACCTCCTGACGTTCGGCGAGAGCGACTGGTACCTCGGTGAGCTGAAGGACGTGGCCAAGCGGGCGGCAGCGGCCGACGTCCTCGTGGCCACACAGGGCGACCAACTCCTCGGCGGCGTCACCTTCGTCCCCTCCCCCGGCCCCATGGCCGACCTCGCCCGCCCGGGAGAGGCGGAGATCCGCATGCTCGCCGTAGCCCGGGCGGCCCGCGGCAGAGGCGCCGGAGAAGCCCTCGTACGAGCCTGCGTCGACCGGGCGAGAACCGCGGAGCGCACCGCCGTCGTCCTGTCGACCCAGCGCACCATGCACGCCGCCCACCGCATCTACGAGCGCCTCGGCTTCACCCGTGCCCCCGAGCGCGACTGGAACCCGATCCCGGGCGCCGAGTTCACTCTCCTCACTTATGAATTGACGCTCTGA
- a CDS encoding ribonucleoside-diphosphate reductase subunit alpha produces MTIAPAEPASAIQETDGPGTALLRTLTELTADLPDADPGRVAAAALRGKSARADESELRELATEAAAGLISEDPAYSRLAARLLTISIAAEAASQGVTSFSESVAVGHREGLIADRTAEFVRLHTDRLDHLIDRAANDRFGYFGLRTLHSRYLLRHPLTRKVIETPQHFMLRVAAGLAEDDTARSVDEVAALYGLMSRLDYLPSSPTLFNSGTRHPQMSSCYLLDSPKDELDSIYDRYHQVARLSKHAGGIGIAYSRIRSRGSLIRGTNGHSNGIVPFLKTLDASVAAVNQGGRRKGAAAVYLETWHSDIEEFLELRDNTGEDARRTHNLNLAHWVPDEFMRRVNADGVWSLFSPADVPELVDLWGEEFDAAYRKAEAAGLARKTIPARDLYGRMMRTLAQTGNGWMTFKDAANRTANQTAEPGHVVHSSNLCTEILEVTDDGETAVCNLGSVNLGAFVNDGDIDWERLDEAVRTAVTFLDRVVDINFYPTEQAGRSNAKWRPVGLGAMGLQDVFFKLRLPFDSPEAKALSTRIAERIMLASYEASADLAERNGPLPAWQKTRTAKGVLHPDHYDVELTWPERWAALRERIAEVGMRNSLLLAIAPTATIASIAGVYECIEPQVSNLFKRETLSGEFLQVNSYLVNELKALGVWDARTREALRESGGSVQDFAWIPADVRALYRTAWEIPQRGLIDMAADRTPFLDQSQSLNLFLETPTIGKLSSMYAYAWKSGLKTTYYLRSRPATRIARAAQATVPVQQVPSEDAVACSLENPESCEACQ; encoded by the coding sequence GTGACCATCGCGCCAGCCGAACCGGCCTCAGCGATCCAGGAGACCGACGGTCCAGGAACCGCACTGCTGCGGACCCTGACCGAGCTGACCGCCGACCTCCCCGACGCCGACCCCGGCCGGGTCGCCGCCGCCGCGCTGCGCGGCAAGTCGGCCCGGGCGGACGAGTCGGAGTTGCGCGAGCTGGCCACCGAGGCCGCGGCCGGCCTCATCTCGGAGGACCCCGCGTACTCCCGGTTGGCCGCCCGTCTCCTGACGATCAGCATCGCCGCCGAAGCAGCCTCGCAGGGCGTCACGTCGTTCTCCGAGTCGGTCGCCGTCGGCCACCGCGAGGGCCTCATCGCCGACCGCACCGCCGAGTTCGTACGGCTGCACACGGACCGCCTGGACCACCTGATCGACCGTGCGGCCAACGACCGCTTCGGCTACTTCGGCCTGCGCACCCTGCACAGCCGCTACCTCCTCCGGCATCCCCTCACCCGCAAGGTGATCGAGACGCCCCAGCACTTCATGCTGCGCGTCGCCGCCGGTCTCGCCGAGGACGACACCGCGAGGTCCGTCGACGAAGTCGCCGCTCTCTACGGGCTGATGAGCCGCCTCGACTACCTCCCCTCCTCCCCCACCCTCTTCAACTCCGGCACCCGGCACCCCCAGATGTCGTCCTGCTACCTCCTCGACTCCCCCAAGGACGAGCTGGACTCCATCTACGACCGCTACCACCAGGTGGCCCGCCTCTCGAAGCACGCGGGCGGCATCGGCATCGCCTACTCCCGCATCCGCTCCCGCGGTTCACTGATCCGCGGCACGAACGGGCACTCCAACGGCATCGTCCCGTTCCTGAAGACCCTGGACGCCTCGGTCGCCGCCGTGAACCAGGGCGGCCGGCGCAAGGGCGCGGCGGCGGTGTACCTGGAGACCTGGCACTCCGACATCGAGGAGTTCCTGGAGCTGCGCGACAACACCGGTGAGGACGCCCGCCGTACGCACAATCTGAACCTCGCGCACTGGGTCCCGGACGAGTTCATGCGCCGGGTGAACGCGGACGGGGTGTGGTCCCTCTTCTCCCCCGCCGATGTGCCCGAACTGGTCGACCTGTGGGGCGAGGAGTTCGACGCCGCCTATCGGAAGGCGGAGGCCGCGGGGCTCGCGCGCAAGACCATCCCCGCCCGTGACCTGTACGGCCGCATGATGCGTACCCTCGCGCAGACCGGCAACGGCTGGATGACCTTCAAGGACGCCGCCAACCGCACCGCCAACCAGACCGCCGAGCCGGGCCATGTCGTCCACTCCTCCAACCTCTGCACGGAGATCCTGGAGGTCACGGACGACGGCGAGACGGCGGTGTGCAACCTGGGGTCGGTCAACCTCGGCGCGTTCGTGAACGACGGGGACATCGACTGGGAGCGGCTGGACGAGGCGGTCCGCACCGCCGTCACCTTCCTGGACCGCGTCGTCGACATCAACTTCTACCCGACCGAGCAGGCGGGCCGCTCCAACGCCAAGTGGCGCCCCGTCGGACTCGGCGCGATGGGCCTGCAGGACGTCTTCTTCAAGCTGCGCCTGCCCTTCGACTCACCCGAGGCCAAGGCCCTCTCCACCCGCATCGCCGAGCGCATCATGCTGGCTTCGTACGAGGCCTCCGCCGACCTCGCCGAGCGCAACGGGCCCCTCCCCGCCTGGCAGAAGACCCGTACCGCCAAGGGTGTCCTGCACCCCGACCACTACGACGTCGAGCTCACCTGGCCCGAGCGCTGGGCGGCCCTGCGGGAACGCATCGCCGAGGTCGGGATGCGCAACTCCCTCCTGCTGGCGATCGCGCCCACCGCGACCATCGCGTCCATCGCCGGTGTGTACGAGTGCATCGAGCCGCAGGTGTCCAACCTCTTCAAGCGCGAGACCCTGTCCGGCGAGTTCCTCCAGGTCAACTCGTACCTGGTGAACGAACTCAAGGCGCTCGGCGTCTGGGACGCCCGCACGCGGGAGGCCCTGCGTGAGTCGGGCGGCTCGGTGCAGGACTTCGCCTGGATCCCGGCGGACGTACGGGCGCTGTACCGCACGGCGTGGGAGATCCCGCAGCGCGGCCTGATCGACATGGCGGCTGACCGCACCCCGTTCCTGGACCAGTCCCAGTCCCTGAACCTCTTCCTGGAGACGCCGACCATCGGCAAGCTCTCCTCGATGTACGCGTACGCCTGGAAGTCGGGGCTGAAGACGACGTACTACCTGCGCTCCCGCCCGGCGACCCGCATCGCCCGCGCGGCACAAGCGACGGTCCCCGTACAGCAGGTGCCCTCTGAAGACGCCGTCGCCTGCTCCCTGGAAAACCCCGAGTCCTGCGAGGCCTGCCAGTAA
- a CDS encoding ribonucleotide-diphosphate reductase subunit beta produces the protein MTTRNQNLLDPGFELTLRPMRYPDFYERYRDAIKNTWTVEEVDLHSDVTDLAKLTPAEQHLIGRLVAFFATGDSIVANNLVLTLYKHINSPEARLYLSRQLFEEAVHVQFYLTLLDTYLPDPEDRAAAFDAVENIPSIREKAGFCFKWINEVEKLDRLETQADRRRFLLNLICFAACIEGLFFYGAFAYVYWFRSRGLLHGLATGTNWVFRDETMHMSFAFDVVDTVRKEEPELFDDQLEQQVTDMLREAVEAELQFARDLCGDGLPGMNTESMRQYLECVADQRLGRLGFAPVYGSENPFSFMELQGVQELTNFFERRPSAYQVAVEGTVDLDEDF, from the coding sequence ATGACGACCCGTAACCAGAATCTCCTCGACCCGGGCTTCGAGCTGACCCTGCGCCCCATGCGCTATCCCGACTTCTACGAGCGCTACCGGGACGCCATCAAGAACACCTGGACCGTGGAGGAGGTCGACCTCCACTCGGACGTCACCGACCTCGCCAAGCTCACGCCCGCCGAACAGCACCTCATCGGCCGCCTGGTCGCCTTCTTCGCGACGGGTGACTCGATCGTCGCCAACAACCTGGTGCTGACGCTCTACAAGCACATCAACTCCCCCGAGGCACGGCTGTACTTGAGCCGCCAGCTCTTCGAGGAGGCCGTCCACGTCCAGTTCTACCTGACGCTGCTGGACACCTACCTCCCCGATCCGGAAGACAGGGCCGCCGCGTTCGACGCCGTGGAGAACATCCCGTCCATCCGCGAGAAGGCCGGGTTCTGCTTCAAGTGGATCAACGAGGTCGAGAAGCTGGACCGCCTGGAGACACAGGCCGACCGGCGCCGCTTCCTGCTCAACCTCATCTGCTTCGCCGCGTGCATCGAGGGCCTGTTCTTCTACGGTGCCTTCGCGTACGTCTACTGGTTCCGCAGCCGGGGTCTGCTGCACGGCCTGGCGACCGGCACCAACTGGGTGTTCCGCGACGAGACGATGCACATGTCCTTCGCGTTCGACGTGGTCGACACGGTCCGCAAGGAGGAGCCGGAGCTCTTCGACGACCAGCTTGAGCAGCAGGTCACCGACATGCTGAGGGAGGCCGTCGAGGCCGAGCTGCAGTTCGCGCGCGACCTGTGTGGTGACGGCCTCCCGGGGATGAACACGGAATCGATGCGGCAGTACCTGGAGTGCGTCGCCGACCAGCGGCTCGGCCGCCTCGGTTTCGCTCCGGTGTACGGCTCCGAGAACCCCTTCTCCTTCATGGAGTTGCAGGGGGTTCAGGAACTCACCAACTTCTTCGAGCGGCGTCCTTCGGCGTACCAGGTGGCGGTGGAGGGCACCGTCGACCTGGACGAGGACTTCTGA
- a CDS encoding cytochrome P450, translating to MTVESVKPDTQPRAASELREPPLAGGGVPLLGHGWKMVRDPLSFMAALREHGDVVRLKLGPKTVYAVTTPDLTGALALSTDFEIAGPLWESLEGLLGKEGVATANGPRHRRQRRTIQPAFRLDAIPGYGPIMEEEAHALTERWKPGETIDCTSESFRIAVRIAARCLLRGAYMDERAERLCAALDTLFRGMYRRMVIPLGPLYNLPLPANRTFNRALADFHLLVDEIVVERRASGQKPDDLLTALLDAKDENGDPIGEQEIHDQVVAILTAGAETVASTIMWLLHVLAEHQEHADKVCAEVESVTGGRPVAFEDVRGLRHTNNVVVEAMRLRPAIWILTRRAVTDTSLGGYRIPAGADIVYSPHAIQRDPKSYAHNLDFDPDRWLPERAKDVPRYAMSPFGVGNRKCPSDHFSMAMLTLITAALCTRYRFEQVPGSNDATRVGITLHPHKLLLRPVPR from the coding sequence ATGACCGTCGAGTCCGTCAAGCCCGATACACAGCCCCGTGCGGCTTCGGAGCTGCGTGAGCCGCCCCTCGCGGGTGGCGGAGTCCCGCTTCTCGGCCACGGCTGGAAGATGGTCCGTGATCCGCTGTCCTTCATGGCCGCACTCCGGGAGCACGGCGATGTCGTACGGCTCAAGCTCGGCCCGAAGACGGTGTACGCCGTCACCACGCCGGACCTCACCGGAGCGCTGGCCCTGAGTACCGATTTCGAGATCGCCGGGCCCCTGTGGGAGTCCCTGGAGGGCCTGCTCGGCAAGGAGGGCGTGGCCACGGCGAACGGCCCGCGGCACCGGCGTCAGCGGCGCACCATCCAGCCCGCCTTCCGGCTCGACGCGATCCCCGGGTACGGGCCGATCATGGAGGAGGAGGCACACGCGCTGACCGAGCGCTGGAAGCCCGGCGAGACCATCGACTGCACCTCCGAGTCGTTCCGGATCGCCGTGCGCATCGCCGCCCGCTGTCTGCTGCGCGGCGCGTACATGGACGAGCGGGCCGAGCGGCTCTGTGCCGCGCTCGACACCCTCTTCCGCGGTATGTACCGGCGGATGGTGATCCCGCTCGGGCCGCTTTACAACCTGCCTCTCCCGGCCAACCGCACATTCAACCGCGCCCTGGCTGATTTCCATCTCCTGGTCGACGAGATCGTCGTCGAACGCCGGGCATCTGGTCAAAAGCCGGACGATTTGCTGACGGCATTGCTGGACGCGAAGGACGAGAATGGCGATCCCATCGGGGAACAGGAGATCCACGATCAGGTCGTCGCGATACTCACCGCGGGCGCCGAAACCGTGGCCTCCACGATCATGTGGCTGCTCCATGTGCTCGCGGAACATCAGGAACACGCCGACAAGGTGTGCGCGGAGGTCGAATCCGTCACCGGTGGCCGGCCCGTGGCATTCGAGGACGTCCGCGGGCTCAGGCACACCAACAATGTCGTCGTGGAGGCGATGCGCTTGCGCCCCGCGATCTGGATTCTGACGCGACGGGCGGTGACCGATACATCACTCGGTGGCTATCGCATTCCGGCCGGGGCCGACATCGTCTACAGCCCCCACGCCATCCAGCGCGACCCGAAGTCGTACGCGCACAACCTCGACTTCGACCCCGACCGCTGGCTTCCAGAACGTGCCAAGGACGTGCCGAGATACGCCATGAGTCCGTTCGGCGTCGGCAACCGCAAGTGCCCGAGCGACCACTTCTCCATGGCGATGCTGACGCTGATCACGGCGGCGCTGTGCACCAGGTACCGCTTCGAGCAGGTGCCCGGTTCGAACGACGCGACACGGGTGGGCATCACGCTCCACCCGCACAAGCTGCTGCTGAGGCCCGTACCAAGGTGA